In Desulforhopalus sp., a single genomic region encodes these proteins:
- a CDS encoding sigma-54 dependent transcriptional regulator has protein sequence MYSILVVDDEPNYLVVLSELLKDEGFEVFTASDGEEGLRIVEAVDLDIVITDMQMPGMNGLQLLYRVKEKKPDLPVVVITAFAEVDKAVQAMQAGAFNYLAKPFSNDELIITLKKAAQHYSLVRENSRLRDEIKVKSSFSGMVGKNPKMLQVYQLIEKVAPTHASVLITGESGTGKELVAKAIHVNSPRESRPFIAVNCAALSENLLESELFGHEKGAFTGAVAMRKGRFELADTGTIFLDEVGEIPLALQSKLLRILQEKTFERVGGGKTIEVDVRIISATNKDLREEVAAGRFREDLFYRLNVIPINLPALRDRMDDMRLLAEYFVEKYRKELVKPKLAISPDALKLLMKLPWEGNIRELENTIERAAILCSNDLIEADDVHPDIQYAEEPQPLGHEVDLRLMFPEDAGLNDVLFVIEKKMLTQALSDTDYIQARAAEKLGITKSLLQYKMKKYQIKKKR, from the coding sequence ATGTATTCAATCCTCGTAGTTGATGACGAGCCTAACTATCTTGTTGTTTTGTCCGAACTCCTGAAGGATGAGGGCTTTGAGGTGTTTACCGCTTCCGATGGGGAAGAAGGGCTTAGGATAGTCGAAGCTGTTGATCTTGATATTGTCATCACCGACATGCAAATGCCCGGTATGAATGGTCTGCAACTCCTTTATCGGGTCAAAGAAAAGAAGCCAGATCTTCCAGTCGTCGTAATTACTGCCTTTGCCGAGGTAGACAAGGCGGTGCAGGCAATGCAGGCCGGTGCTTTTAATTACCTTGCCAAACCGTTTTCTAATGATGAATTGATCATCACCCTGAAAAAAGCCGCGCAGCATTATTCTCTTGTGCGTGAAAATAGCCGGTTACGAGATGAAATCAAAGTAAAGAGTAGCTTTAGTGGGATGGTGGGGAAGAACCCGAAGATGCTCCAGGTTTATCAACTAATCGAAAAGGTTGCCCCGACCCACGCCTCGGTGTTGATAACCGGGGAAAGTGGAACCGGAAAAGAGCTGGTGGCGAAAGCGATTCACGTCAATAGTCCCCGTGAATCGCGACCGTTTATTGCCGTAAATTGTGCGGCCCTCTCGGAAAATCTCCTGGAAAGTGAGCTTTTTGGCCATGAGAAAGGTGCATTTACCGGAGCTGTCGCTATGCGCAAAGGACGGTTTGAGCTTGCCGATACCGGTACCATTTTTTTGGATGAGGTCGGAGAAATACCACTCGCCCTCCAGTCAAAGCTCTTAAGAATTCTTCAGGAAAAGACCTTTGAACGGGTTGGTGGCGGGAAAACCATTGAGGTGGATGTGCGCATAATCAGCGCCACCAATAAGGACCTTCGCGAAGAAGTTGCTGCAGGGAGATTCAGAGAAGATCTGTTTTATCGACTTAATGTTATTCCTATTAATTTACCGGCGCTCCGGGATCGCATGGACGATATGCGTCTGTTGGCTGAATATTTTGTCGAAAAATACCGAAAGGAATTGGTAAAGCCTAAGCTGGCAATTTCCCCTGATGCCCTGAAATTACTAATGAAACTTCCCTGGGAGGGGAATATCCGGGAGCTTGAAAACACCATCGAGCGCGCTGCTATCCTCTGTAGTAACGACCTAATTGAGGCGGATGATGTGCATCCTGACATCCAATATGCTGAAGAACCCCAGCCTCTCGGACATGAGGTGGACCTTCGTCTGATGTTTCCTGAAGACGCTGGCTTAAACGATGTACTTTTTGTTATCGAGAAAAAAATGCTGACCCAGGCATTGAGTGATACCGATTATATCCAGGCCAGAGCCGCCGAAAAACTTGGTATCACTAAGAGTCTATTGCAGTATAAGATGAAGAAATATCAGATCAAAAAGAAACGGTAA
- a CDS encoding PHP domain-containing protein, with translation MTIDLHVHSTFSDGSMSPTELVYYAKSKRLSAIAITDHDTIDGIGEAISAGTQSGVEIVPGVELSVKHEDDSVHLLGYFFKQSDEALLLTLKRIQSDRVERNRTILANMEKFGVDIQLEQLEKVSGHGQSGRPHIAQLLIQRGVVRNMDEAFDRYLGKGGLAYAQRAVLQADEAIKLICDAGGIAVLAHPQQVEKSGKDVDRLIGKLRAVGLGGIEVYYPTHSRQFKKKLLTTAKKLDLLVTGGSDYHGSIRPGTTLAGGKNCSVPLNLLAEMKHRLENSQYPSRQGL, from the coding sequence ATGACAATTGATCTCCATGTTCATTCAACATTTTCTGATGGCAGCATGAGTCCAACTGAGTTGGTATATTATGCCAAGAGTAAGAGACTTTCGGCAATTGCAATTACCGACCATGACACGATAGATGGAATTGGTGAAGCCATATCTGCAGGCACTCAATCCGGTGTGGAAATAGTTCCTGGTGTAGAGCTGAGCGTAAAACATGAAGATGATTCTGTGCACTTGTTGGGATACTTCTTTAAACAATCGGATGAAGCTCTACTCCTTACCTTGAAACGCATTCAGAGTGATCGAGTAGAGCGGAATAGAACCATTCTCGCCAATATGGAAAAATTTGGTGTGGACATACAGCTCGAACAACTGGAAAAGGTATCCGGCCACGGCCAGAGTGGTAGACCGCATATAGCACAACTTCTAATACAAAGAGGCGTGGTGCGGAATATGGACGAGGCTTTTGATCGCTATCTTGGTAAAGGCGGATTGGCATACGCTCAGAGAGCCGTGTTGCAAGCGGATGAGGCCATTAAATTAATCTGTGATGCAGGTGGAATTGCCGTTCTGGCCCATCCTCAGCAAGTGGAGAAATCCGGGAAGGATGTAGACCGGCTTATAGGAAAACTTCGAGCTGTTGGTCTGGGAGGGATTGAAGTGTATTATCCTACGCATTCCCGTCAATTTAAGAAAAAACTGCTGACCACAGCCAAGAAACTTGATCTTCTTGTGACAGGGGGGAGCGATTATCATGGTTCTATTCGTCCCGGTACCACTCTGGCCGGAGGAAAAAACTGTTCAGTACCTCTGAACCTTTTAGCGGAAATGAAACACCGTTTAGAAAATTCACAATATCCCTCGCGACAGGGTTTATAA
- a CDS encoding FlgO family outer membrane protein, with amino-acid sequence MFVGGCSYFNDTRLHKVLGKDTDLISFSYKIADSLIERAMPPLMPGHPDMPIMVTTFVDNNDLKKTSRFGRLLQEHISSRMVQIGYTVREIKLTRTITMEAKSGETVLSRDLTKISGEIQAQAVVAGTISRSGRMLYLSARLIAPENSNILATCDHQLFMDDNLLAMYGLRLNDDIDTPITEPIQPPLNAIFW; translated from the coding sequence GTGTTTGTGGGAGGCTGCTCCTACTTCAACGACACCCGGTTACATAAAGTTCTCGGCAAAGACACCGATCTTATCAGTTTTTCATATAAAATTGCCGACAGCCTTATTGAACGAGCCATGCCGCCACTTATGCCTGGCCACCCGGATATGCCCATAATGGTTACAACCTTTGTTGACAATAATGACCTTAAGAAAACCAGCCGCTTTGGCAGATTGCTCCAAGAACACATCTCTTCACGGATGGTGCAAATCGGGTATACCGTTCGTGAAATAAAGCTCACCCGCACAATAACCATGGAAGCAAAATCAGGAGAAACGGTACTCTCAAGAGATCTCACAAAAATCTCAGGGGAAATTCAGGCCCAGGCGGTTGTTGCCGGAACTATTTCCCGATCTGGACGCATGCTGTACCTGTCAGCAAGGCTTATTGCTCCGGAAAACAGTAATATTCTGGCGACATGCGATCACCAGTTATTTATGGACGATAATCTCTTGGCAATGTATGGACTGCGGCTTAATGATGATATCGACACCCCAATAACCGAGCCAATTCAGCCACCACTCAACGCTATTTTTTGGTAG
- a CDS encoding SDR family oxidoreductase, producing the protein MQLRGKIALIPGASRPIGRAIARKFAALGATLVLPVFDWPESIVEMEAEFNTHHYQFHTIAVDLRNNQEVEKLAETVKTRFKALDFLINNIERGGMPVVHGGYELPHNEGQWNLEIETTMKSKWLLYHHLRPLMQDRTGAAIVNISSIAGIIGRSGPAAAFFNDGYSAANRAIQTFTETWAREMAPAIRVNELMLGLIRSRHGEGTRGWDILSEQEKHDINSTILLKRTGFPDEVAAGVYYLAVEASYITGSILRMDGGLALGGNVVPPFPSGILA; encoded by the coding sequence ATGCAACTCCGAGGAAAAATTGCATTGATCCCAGGGGCCTCCCGCCCTATCGGCCGAGCGATCGCCCGAAAGTTCGCAGCACTTGGGGCAACCCTTGTTCTTCCGGTTTTCGATTGGCCAGAATCGATAGTCGAGATGGAAGCGGAATTTAATACTCACCATTATCAATTTCATACAATCGCCGTCGATCTAAGAAACAACCAGGAAGTCGAAAAACTGGCTGAAACTGTCAAAACCAGGTTTAAAGCTCTCGACTTTCTCATCAACAATATCGAACGGGGAGGTATGCCAGTGGTGCATGGTGGTTATGAACTGCCCCACAATGAAGGCCAATGGAACCTCGAGATAGAAACAACAATGAAGTCCAAATGGCTGCTTTACCATCACTTAAGACCACTGATGCAAGACCGCACCGGAGCTGCTATTGTTAACATCTCGTCCATCGCTGGAATCATCGGCCGCAGTGGTCCTGCCGCAGCCTTTTTTAATGATGGCTACAGTGCCGCCAACAGGGCAATTCAAACCTTTACTGAAACATGGGCAAGGGAGATGGCCCCAGCTATTCGGGTCAATGAGCTAATGCTTGGCTTAATCCGAAGCCGACATGGTGAAGGTACCCGGGGTTGGGACATTCTCTCCGAGCAAGAAAAACACGATATCAATTCGACTATTCTTCTCAAACGTACTGGTTTCCCAGATGAAGTGGCAGCCGGTGTTTACTACCTCGCCGTAGAGGCGAGCTATATCACCGGCTCCATCTTGCGAATGGACGGTGGTTTGGCCCTCGGCGGCAATGTCGTCCCACCTTTCCCATCCGGTATTTTGGCCTGA
- a CDS encoding DUF4388 domain-containing protein codes for MEYRNGIFVITEEDHCPLYNVREELSVSEGILTLPSGKPTCLTLARELIVIASTENILESYSMGGGAAKAKFECGGCVGVIRFEYKKEKGFATLQMKLLAAAERREKIKETSNFTGLLRSIEIFSPLSNEDLLDLSTLLEVVDYPWQFPITQKGDPGNRLYILLSGKAEVIDDHGVTLAELDQGEVFGEMSLLSGERVTTTIMAATPCLVAIMNHKNFRHVLVRFPKLQVFFYKLLVSRITKMNIQRAEELASGMVGQLTDISPVELCQMINVNQKTGRLKIEFEEKRAAIMFNEGELVYAEIDGLVGKEAFYKILAMNNGRFKFTQGLPDKEKRSDVIGGFMGMLMEGMKRLDDRNR; via the coding sequence ATGGAGTATCGTAATGGAATATTTGTCATTACCGAGGAAGATCACTGCCCACTCTACAATGTTCGAGAAGAGTTGAGTGTCAGTGAGGGTATTTTGACTTTGCCCTCCGGTAAACCGACGTGCCTTACCCTGGCCAGGGAGTTAATAGTTATAGCCTCGACAGAAAATATTCTAGAGAGCTATTCTATGGGCGGAGGTGCCGCAAAGGCAAAATTTGAATGTGGCGGTTGTGTCGGAGTAATCCGTTTTGAATATAAAAAAGAAAAGGGTTTTGCAACACTGCAAATGAAGCTGCTGGCGGCGGCCGAACGGAGAGAAAAGATCAAGGAAACCTCTAATTTCACCGGATTACTTCGATCCATTGAGATTTTCTCCCCTTTGTCCAATGAGGATTTGCTTGATCTCTCGACCCTTCTTGAGGTCGTTGACTATCCTTGGCAATTTCCGATTACTCAGAAGGGTGACCCCGGAAATCGTTTGTATATTCTTCTCTCTGGTAAGGCCGAGGTTATCGATGATCATGGTGTAACTTTGGCTGAGTTGGATCAGGGCGAGGTCTTCGGTGAGATGAGCCTGCTTTCCGGGGAAAGGGTAACGACAACAATTATGGCGGCGACACCTTGTCTGGTGGCAATAATGAATCATAAGAATTTCCGCCATGTTCTCGTTCGTTTTCCTAAGCTCCAGGTTTTCTTTTATAAATTATTGGTCAGCAGAATTACTAAAATGAACATTCAGCGAGCTGAAGAATTGGCTTCCGGAATGGTTGGACAATTAACCGATATCTCGCCAGTTGAGCTTTGCCAGATGATTAATGTCAATCAGAAGACAGGACGACTGAAGATCGAGTTCGAAGAAAAAAGGGCAGCAATCATGTTCAACGAAGGAGAACTGGTTTACGCCGAAATTGATGGTTTGGTTGGCAAAGAGGCTTTTTATAAAATTTTAGCCATGAACAACGGTCGATTTAAATTCACCCAAGGCTTGCCGGATAAAGAAAAACGAAGCGATGTTATTGGCGGGTTTATGGGTATGCTTATGGAAGGCATGAAACGTCTTGACGACAGGAACCGGTAA
- a CDS encoding shikimate kinase, with protein sequence MNQDKTNIILIGMPGSGKSTVGIILAKMLAKSFIDTDILIQQSKGRTLQNIVDREGHMALRTIEERVLLTISCRDHIIATGGSAAYSEKAMKHLKQQGVVVFLHADLPTLQLRIGNYETRGLAKRPEQSFQDLFDERLGLYQKYADKTINCSELSQEQVCEEIIQWQHQA encoded by the coding sequence ATGAACCAAGATAAAACCAATATAATTCTTATCGGCATGCCCGGCTCCGGCAAAAGTACTGTCGGTATAATATTAGCAAAAATGCTTGCCAAATCCTTTATTGATACCGATATTCTTATCCAGCAATCGAAGGGGAGAACCCTGCAAAATATCGTTGACCGGGAAGGGCATATGGCCTTACGAACAATTGAGGAGCGGGTATTACTTACTATCTCCTGCCGTGATCACATTATTGCGACCGGTGGCAGCGCTGCGTACAGTGAAAAAGCGATGAAGCATCTTAAACAACAGGGTGTCGTTGTTTTTTTGCATGCCGACCTACCAACACTACAGTTAAGAATCGGCAACTACGAAACCCGTGGTTTGGCCAAACGACCTGAACAAAGCTTCCAGGACCTTTTCGATGAGCGATTGGGACTCTATCAAAAGTACGCCGACAAGACAATTAATTGCTCCGAGTTAAGCCAGGAACAGGTCTGTGAAGAGATTATTCAGTGGCAGCACCAAGCATGA
- a CDS encoding TIGR01777 family oxidoreductase: MKTLMTGCSGLVGNALIEYLFQRGHSIQCLKRNKDNNQNAFWATQSLPKNTENVFDTIIHLAGENVAEGRWTAARKEKILSSRVEGTRQLIDYIAILPQKPKVFLCASAIGYYGHSMDDIFSEDSPLGKGFLADVCRQWEKETERLSAMGIRTVNLRFGMVLSPKGGALHKMIPPFKARLGGVLGNGQQFISWISIRDLVAIVDFIINQPLIRGPVNVVSPIPTNNRILTATLGRVLKCPTLFKIPAFAVKLLFGQMAEEMLLCSTRVTPKVLLEADYTFQDQSLEAVLRYCLDENT; the protein is encoded by the coding sequence ATGAAGACATTGATGACCGGATGTTCCGGATTAGTAGGCAATGCTTTGATTGAGTACCTCTTCCAGAGGGGGCACTCCATTCAGTGTTTAAAACGCAATAAAGATAACAACCAGAATGCATTCTGGGCCACCCAATCTCTGCCCAAAAACACCGAGAATGTTTTCGACACCATAATCCACCTCGCCGGGGAAAACGTGGCAGAGGGCCGTTGGACAGCCGCACGAAAGGAGAAAATTCTTTCCAGCAGGGTTGAAGGAACGAGACAACTTATCGATTACATTGCCATACTTCCTCAAAAACCAAAGGTCTTTTTGTGTGCATCGGCAATTGGCTACTATGGCCACAGTATGGACGATATTTTCAGTGAAGACAGCCCATTAGGCAAAGGCTTTCTGGCAGATGTGTGTAGGCAGTGGGAAAAAGAAACAGAACGATTATCAGCGATGGGCATTCGAACCGTGAATCTTCGCTTTGGTATGGTGCTTAGCCCAAAGGGAGGTGCACTGCATAAAATGATTCCCCCATTCAAGGCACGCCTGGGTGGTGTCCTTGGTAACGGACAACAATTTATCAGCTGGATAAGTATAAGGGATTTGGTTGCTATCGTTGATTTTATAATCAATCAACCGCTCATCCGAGGGCCGGTGAACGTCGTCAGCCCCATCCCAACCAACAATCGGATTCTTACCGCAACTCTCGGCAGAGTTCTTAAATGCCCTACCCTCTTCAAGATTCCGGCATTTGCCGTAAAACTGCTGTTCGGCCAGATGGCTGAAGAAATGCTGCTCTGCAGCACGCGGGTCACCCCGAAAGTCCTCCTTGAGGCTGACTATACCTTTCAGGATCAATCCCTTGAAGCAGTCCTTCGGTATTGCCTAGACGAAAACACTTGA
- a CDS encoding phosphoribosylaminoimidazolesuccinocarboxamide synthase has translation MTSPLLLTDFPALVLKHRGKVRDMYEIPGHPDILLMVATDRISAYDVVMNEAIPGKGAVLTQLSLFWFKLLGGIVENHLITAAVEEYPEICHPYAAQLRGRSMLVKKTQPLSIECIVRGYLSGSFWSAYKKNPVVCGFQLPQGMKESDKLPEPLFTPSTKAALGAHDENISLAEAERLLGTEKARDISRICLSLYKEAADYALSKGIIIADTKFELGERDGRLILIDEVLTPDSSRFWPVDTYCPGKAQPSFDKQYLRDYLSSLDWDKNPPPPALPEEIVTKTRLRYEEAVGRITGL, from the coding sequence ATGACCTCACCGTTACTCTTGACTGATTTTCCGGCCTTGGTGCTCAAGCATCGTGGAAAAGTCCGAGATATGTACGAGATTCCCGGGCATCCCGACATCTTGCTTATGGTCGCAACGGACAGGATTTCCGCCTATGATGTTGTCATGAATGAAGCCATTCCCGGCAAGGGTGCGGTACTGACGCAGCTCTCCCTCTTTTGGTTTAAACTCTTGGGCGGGATAGTAGAGAATCACCTGATTACTGCAGCCGTTGAAGAGTATCCGGAAATTTGCCATCCCTATGCTGCACAACTAAGGGGAAGATCGATGTTGGTCAAAAAGACCCAGCCGCTGTCCATCGAGTGTATTGTTCGTGGTTACCTTTCTGGTTCTTTTTGGAGCGCCTATAAAAAGAATCCCGTGGTCTGTGGTTTTCAGTTGCCGCAAGGAATGAAGGAATCGGATAAGTTGCCCGAACCGCTTTTCACCCCATCGACTAAGGCTGCCTTGGGAGCACATGATGAAAATATCTCTTTAGCCGAGGCTGAGCGTCTTTTGGGAACGGAAAAAGCTCGGGATATCAGCAGGATTTGCTTGTCACTCTATAAAGAGGCTGCAGACTATGCCTTGTCCAAAGGAATAATAATTGCCGATACGAAGTTTGAGCTTGGCGAACGAGATGGAAGACTTATCCTGATAGATGAGGTGCTGACCCCTGATTCTTCGAGATTTTGGCCGGTTGATACATACTGTCCAGGAAAAGCTCAGCCAAGTTTTGATAAACAGTATCTGCGGGATTATCTTTCGTCTCTGGATTGGGATAAAAATCCGCCGCCACCGGCTCTGCCGGAGGAGATCGTCACTAAAACCAGGTTGCGTTACGAGGAGGCTGTCGGCAGGATAACCGGCCTGTGA
- a CDS encoding DUF3108 domain-containing protein, producing MTLLRLIALVILQVLLPFATIAGDAEAVIDSKTPHYGVIDSSLLAIGYSGQEDLVYDVSWTGGIKIGELHLQVSSLPGEDEYEIRAAVTTKNAAIDLIYPIKDLHVTKVRGPKRLPYHYEIWQKEGYKYRAHRVIEFDQTTGNIKYTKNNKLEGLFKVDGETNNEFSSFFNSRLMDFPIGGKFIVPTFADKKRVEVVVNAIAKKHFDESLIGPVTTVEIMPVMTFKGLYDKKGDTVIWYTDDECRVPVQINSKILIGSLTADLVGYKNPACTRYPAAEVKRKK from the coding sequence ATGACCCTGCTTCGCCTGATAGCACTTGTGATTCTCCAAGTCTTGTTGCCTTTTGCCACTATTGCCGGTGATGCGGAAGCGGTTATCGACAGTAAAACTCCCCATTATGGGGTGATTGACTCATCCTTACTCGCCATTGGGTATTCAGGTCAGGAAGATCTTGTCTATGATGTGTCCTGGACCGGCGGAATAAAGATTGGTGAACTGCATCTCCAGGTTTCATCTCTACCCGGAGAAGACGAATACGAGATTCGGGCCGCGGTGACTACAAAAAACGCCGCAATAGATCTCATTTATCCGATTAAAGACCTGCATGTTACAAAGGTTCGAGGGCCAAAACGGTTGCCGTATCACTACGAAATCTGGCAAAAAGAAGGGTACAAGTATCGAGCCCATCGAGTAATTGAATTTGATCAGACGACTGGTAATATCAAGTATACCAAAAACAATAAACTTGAAGGGTTGTTTAAGGTCGATGGCGAAACCAATAATGAATTCTCTTCTTTCTTTAATAGTCGATTGATGGATTTTCCCATCGGGGGGAAGTTTATCGTTCCGACTTTTGCAGATAAAAAAAGAGTTGAGGTTGTTGTTAATGCTATTGCCAAAAAGCATTTTGATGAATCGCTTATTGGCCCGGTGACAACCGTGGAGATCATGCCGGTGATGACCTTTAAGGGTTTATATGATAAAAAAGGTGATACCGTTATTTGGTATACCGACGATGAATGCAGGGTTCCGGTGCAGATTAATTCAAAAATTCTCATCGGATCGCTTACCGCGGATTTGGTCGGATATAAGAACCCAGCATGTACTCGCTATCCAGCTGCGGAAGTGAAAAGAAAAAAATAG
- the ubiA gene encoding putative 4-hydroxybenzoate polyprenyltransferase encodes MERFDQIVEKIKILLEMIQFKLTIFAMPFAFTGAFLAGRGVPRPAVALWIVLAMVGARTCAMGFNRIVDRKFDGENPRTATRAIPSGAVRLRDAWVMVVVSGALFFLACLQLNTLTLQLAPLALGLTLFYSLTKRFTFLCHLILGVALAFSPLGGWVAVSGTLTDYPFMLSLGVLFWVAGFDTIYACLDADFDKNIGLYSLPSKLGKYRAFRLAGLFHVMAFGCFLLTGWQSHLNGLYYGGVALAAGALLYQHMLVKPEDLSRIHASFFSMNGFISVTLFVATWLSLLSLGG; translated from the coding sequence ATGGAGCGATTCGATCAAATTGTAGAGAAAATCAAAATATTACTGGAGATGATCCAGTTTAAGTTAACGATCTTTGCAATGCCGTTCGCTTTTACCGGTGCGTTCTTAGCTGGCAGGGGCGTTCCCCGACCTGCGGTAGCTTTATGGATAGTTTTGGCTATGGTCGGTGCCAGAACCTGTGCAATGGGCTTTAATCGGATTGTTGATCGAAAATTTGACGGAGAAAACCCCCGAACGGCCACCAGGGCAATTCCTTCCGGGGCGGTTCGACTTCGCGATGCCTGGGTAATGGTTGTTGTGTCCGGGGCACTCTTCTTCCTTGCCTGTTTACAGCTTAATACCCTGACTTTGCAGCTTGCACCACTGGCCCTCGGTTTGACTCTTTTTTATTCCCTCACCAAGAGGTTTACTTTTCTCTGCCACCTTATCCTCGGTGTCGCTTTGGCATTCTCACCTCTTGGGGGCTGGGTGGCAGTGTCCGGAACCTTGACGGATTATCCCTTCATGCTTTCACTTGGCGTGCTATTTTGGGTTGCCGGTTTTGATACCATTTATGCTTGTCTGGATGCCGATTTCGATAAAAACATCGGCTTGTATTCGCTGCCGTCAAAGTTGGGCAAATACAGGGCTTTTCGGCTGGCTGGTCTTTTCCATGTTATGGCGTTTGGCTGTTTTCTCCTTACTGGCTGGCAATCACATTTAAACGGCTTGTATTATGGAGGAGTTGCCTTGGCTGCAGGGGCTCTTTTGTACCAACACATGTTGGTGAAACCAGAAGACCTGTCCCGTATCCATGCATCGTTTTTCTCGATGAACGGTTTTATTAGCGTTACTCTCTTTGTGGCAACTTGGCTGTCTCTCCTCAGTTTGGGTGGGTAA
- a CDS encoding UbiX family flavin prenyltransferase, translated as MSEKQKILIAVTGASGMLFVTSFLKVISGLDLCVHGICSASGREVLRMEQDIKPEELPVVSHWFSHENLAAPPASGSSDYAAMVVLPCTMGSLGAIAGGLSLNLIHRAADVMLKERRRLVLAIRETPFNRTHLKNMLEVHDAGAIICPTMPSFYLRPETLGEAAETYSWRLADQLGLVIPERKRWSDSIKL; from the coding sequence GTGAGCGAAAAGCAAAAAATCCTAATAGCAGTCACCGGAGCGAGCGGGATGCTTTTTGTCACTTCATTTCTTAAAGTCATTTCCGGATTAGATTTATGTGTACATGGCATCTGCTCGGCATCAGGCCGAGAGGTTTTGAGAATGGAGCAGGATATCAAGCCAGAAGAATTGCCGGTTGTATCACACTGGTTTAGCCATGAAAACCTGGCTGCACCACCGGCCTCCGGCTCAAGTGATTATGCAGCAATGGTCGTTTTGCCATGTACCATGGGGTCGCTGGGAGCTATTGCTGGCGGGCTTTCACTTAATCTGATTCACCGTGCCGCCGATGTCATGTTAAAAGAGCGCCGAAGGCTCGTCCTGGCCATTCGAGAAACCCCTTTCAATAGAACGCACCTTAAAAATATGCTGGAAGTGCATGACGCGGGTGCTATCATTTGTCCCACCATGCCAAGCTTTTATCTGCGTCCGGAAACACTGGGAGAGGCTGCGGAGACCTATTCCTGGCGTTTGGCCGATCAACTGGGACTTGTCATTCCTGAGAGAAAGAGATGGAGCGATTCGATCAAATTGTAG
- a CDS encoding menaquinone biosynthesis protein — protein sequence MKIADETVARIGMVKYLNTAPIHEKWKSSVDRPNWKIIEGAPAVLCRQLNEGAIDLGFVSSYEYAANANKYRILSGLSISANGPVGSVVLFSHVPMEHLDSAPILFTSQSETSTRLVKIILEEFHHVTPVYITGDILTAKGEDYKAILAIGDDALRLVDNAAYLYQFDLGDIWKRETGLPFVFSVCAVREEFCQLHADMLAEIHRELLRCRDEGKADLKMISKISAARIPMSEKKCYDYLLAIEHDLNVQKRKALEAFFEFLIKRGEVPSEALPLKIFSSINSGE from the coding sequence ATGAAGATAGCCGATGAAACCGTTGCAAGAATAGGTATGGTAAAGTACCTCAATACTGCCCCCATACATGAAAAATGGAAAAGTTCCGTTGACCGCCCCAATTGGAAAATTATTGAGGGTGCCCCGGCCGTGCTATGCCGACAATTGAATGAGGGAGCAATTGATCTAGGATTTGTTTCGAGCTATGAGTATGCTGCCAACGCAAATAAGTACAGAATTCTGTCTGGACTTTCCATTAGCGCCAATGGTCCCGTTGGTTCAGTGGTGCTCTTTTCTCATGTGCCGATGGAACACCTTGATAGCGCGCCGATACTGTTTACCTCGCAATCGGAAACATCGACCCGTTTAGTAAAAATTATTCTTGAAGAATTTCACCATGTCACACCGGTATATATAACGGGTGATATTTTGACCGCTAAGGGGGAAGACTATAAGGCGATACTGGCAATTGGAGACGATGCGTTGCGACTGGTTGACAATGCTGCCTATCTTTATCAGTTTGATCTTGGGGATATTTGGAAACGAGAAACCGGATTGCCATTTGTTTTTTCCGTGTGCGCTGTGCGCGAGGAATTCTGTCAGTTGCATGCTGACATGCTGGCGGAAATTCATAGAGAATTACTCAGATGTCGTGATGAAGGTAAAGCGGATCTGAAAATGATCAGTAAAATTTCGGCAGCGCGCATTCCCATGTCCGAGAAAAAATGCTACGACTATCTTCTCGCCATAGAGCACGACTTGAACGTTCAAAAGCGCAAAGCCCTTGAGGCATTTTTCGAATTTCTCATAAAAAGGGGAGAGGTCCCCAGCGAGGCCTTGCCTTTAAAAATATTTTCTTCTATTAATTCCGGCGAATAA